The window AAGAAGTACGCCGTTTATTCCCAGCTGGTTTACCTGCTGATCGGCGCCGCGGGTCTGCCGGTGTTTGCCGGCTTTAAAGGCGGCCCCGGCGTGCTTTTCGGGCCAACCGGCGGCTTTCTCATCGCATACCCGATTATGGCCTTTCTGACCGCTTGGATGCTGGAACTGCTGAAGAAAAAGACCGTCGTGTCCTGCATTCCCGCCATGCTCGCCGCTCTCGCCGCCTGCTATTTGTGCGGTTCCCTGTTCTATGTCTTTGTGGGGCATGTCGGCTGGATGAAATCTCTCTCTGTTACAGTTCTTCCCTTTGCTTTGTTCGACATTGTGAAAGTCGCCGCATCCGCACTGCTTGCTCCCGCAATTAACAAAGCGTTAATCAAGTCAAGACTAATACAAACCGTATAACAAATTGTCCGTTTTTATGCATTACATACGCGGGAGTTAAGCTACCTACTTTCGGACAGAGGGCAAAACAGATTCGTTATAAAGCCCTTTTCCGCGGATAGGGCTTTTTTTCATCCGTCAGCCCCAAAAGATGATCAACGCTGGTCCGATAATAACCGGCAATCGCAATAAGAATCGAAGTCGGAATATCATTTTCCCCTGTCTCGTATTTCGAATAGCCCGTTTGCGACATTCCCAGTATCTGTGCAAACTGAGTTTGTGACAAATCGCTGTCTTCTCTAAGTTCACGTATTCTTTTATACATTCCATCACCCCAAACCAAGTTTAGTCTAACCTGTTTCAGAGTATTACATTTTAGCCTAAAATAGGTTAAAATGCAATAGGGTGATAAAAAATGGAACCTTACCAGAAAATGTACTATCATTTATTTAACAGCGTAACCAATGCCATCCGTGATTTGCAGAATTCGCAGAAAGAGACGGAGTCCCTTTTTCTGGAGGAAAATTCAGAGCAAAAAACTCCTTCTCTGCGGATTTACCCTAAACATAAAGATTAAACTAATCCATAAGAAAAGGCGGCTGTGAAAATCACTCAGCCGCCTGAAAAATCTACGTTTATATTTCTCTTCCCAGTAATTCTGCAAGCGCGCCTACTTTTTTGAACAGATCGGTGTAAGCCTCCGGTGTAAGCTGCTGTGCCGCGTCGCTCATGGCGACTTTCGGGTTCGGATGCACCTCGATAATCAGCCCGTCGGCGCCCGCTGCAACACCCGCAAGCGACAGGGACGCGATATACCTGGATTTTCCCGCCGCGTGGGACGGATCGATAATAATCGGCAGGCTGCTCCGCTCCTTGACGACGGCTACAGCGGAAACGTCAAGCGTGTTGCGCGTCGCAGTTTCAAACGTGCGGATACCGCGTTCACACAGCACAACATTGTAGTTGCCCTCGCTCATAATGTATTCGGCCGCGTCGAGCCATTCTTCAATGGTAGAGGAAATCCCGCGCTTAAGCAGAACCGGAATCTTTGAGCGGCCGACTTCACGCAGAAGGCGAAAGTTTTGCATATTGCGCGCGCCAATTTGCAGCATGTCGCAATATTTTCCTGCAGTATCTATCTGATCATGCGCCACAATTTCGCTGACTACCTTCAGTCCGCATGCATCGGCAGCTTTCCGCATCAGCTTCAAACCGTCTTCCTCCATTCCCTGAAACGAATAAGGGGATGTTCTCGGCTTGTAGGCCCCACCGCGCAGAAAACGGGCGCCAGCGGCTTTTACCCCGATCGCCGCCTTGGTAATCTGATCCTCATTTTCGACCGCGCAGGGACCGGCCATCATGACCAGCTTTTTTCTGCCGATACACTCCTGTCCCACCTGAACCACGCGTCCGTCCGGACACATTTCACGGCTGGCCAGCTTATAGGAATGCATAATCGGAACGCATTTTTCAACGCCTTCCATCAATTCAAAATCAAACCCGCCCAGTTTCGCCTTGTCACCCAAAATTCCTATGATCGTAGCCTGCGAGCCGGTTGAAAGGTTCGCGCCCAGACCGTGCTCTTTTAAGACTTCGACTATTTTATCCACATCCTGTTTTGTGGAGCTGTTTTTCATTACAATAATCATTGTTTCATACCCTTTTCCTATATTCTGGGATAATTCCCGCCAAACGCTTTACTAACTTTATGCTTTAAACCGCTAAACTTATTATACCTTTTTTTGCTGAAAATGCAAGTGGAAATTCCGTTCAACTGTTCCAAAATCAAAAAACGGAGTCGCACTTTTCATAATCATGGTATAAAAAAACAGCCACCCTATTGGGTGACTGCTTTATCGTGTTGGCGCCTTCCTATTGTCCCGGGCCGTCGCCAGCCAAGTATCTTCGGCACCAGTGAGCTTAACTTCCGTGTTCGGGATGGGAACGGGTGGACCCTCACCGTAATCAGTACCAACTATTTTTTACCGTTTCGTTTGACGACTTGATTATAATACCACCATCCCCGACAAAAAGCAAGCGATTTTTAAAAATAAATTAACTTTTTATTACACCAAAGTAAACTCTTACCTATTATGCCCCGTTAAAACTGTTTTATACGAATTCCAGACGAAATTTATTAAAGTTTTTGCTGAATCAACTGTTTATTTCTGCTGAGCTCAGCACATTGCGGCAGGCCGCGAAGATTCCGATGGAAACCA of the uncultured Caproiciproducens sp. genome contains:
- a CDS encoding biotin transporter BioY, whose amino-acid sequence is MKTKQLTMTAMFTTLTILFAQMILPLSFTPVPLSLSLLPVYLSGAILPKKYAVYSQLVYLLIGAAGLPVFAGFKGGPGVLFGPTGGFLIAYPIMAFLTAWMLELLKKKTVVSCIPAMLAALAACYLCGSLFYVFVGHVGWMKSLSVTVLPFALFDIVKVAASALLAPAINKALIKSRLIQTV
- a CDS encoding helix-turn-helix transcriptional regulator translates to MYKRIRELREDSDLSQTQFAQILGMSQTGYSKYETGENDIPTSILIAIAGYYRTSVDHLLGLTDEKKPYPRKRAL
- the aroF gene encoding 3-deoxy-7-phosphoheptulonate synthase, which encodes MIIVMKNSSTKQDVDKIVEVLKEHGLGANLSTGSQATIIGILGDKAKLGGFDFELMEGVEKCVPIMHSYKLASREMCPDGRVVQVGQECIGRKKLVMMAGPCAVENEDQITKAAIGVKAAGARFLRGGAYKPRTSPYSFQGMEEDGLKLMRKAADACGLKVVSEIVAHDQIDTAGKYCDMLQIGARNMQNFRLLREVGRSKIPVLLKRGISSTIEEWLDAAEYIMSEGNYNVVLCERGIRTFETATRNTLDVSAVAVVKERSSLPIIIDPSHAAGKSRYIASLSLAGVAAGADGLIIEVHPNPKVAMSDAAQQLTPEAYTDLFKKVGALAELLGREI